From a single Thermothielavioides terrestris NRRL 8126 chromosome 1, complete sequence genomic region:
- a CDS encoding translational activator GCN1: MAEAAANGTPGSVELDLAQASAALTSSSTPARIAQLRAIDEKLSQKALDRPSTLAVLKLLFWTHAFYTDRPSRQAVQRCLASICHTQDAEVLTPLVAAVRQETQKPGIAPHSAFVLVEWCSLLMQHFAGTPLWEKFGKDIVLATADGLEKCLQPTARSTIGSSALVITRRGLRKLVSADQKAVETAVQLLAAKGPQPSAKNAVLLGTIAGVCSRKAEAKPVVEGLKAQYFSFYTREIVGSRTPVPAHLADGLKDFFSAFASLEDLDKEVFPALEKGLLRAPEVVLNDLISPLVQALPQFDLSKALSGRFVKPLLSNIKSTNAVIRSGAVAAFRVIASTCQDFSLLEQVADEVLGPLKSGKLSSADHRALHSEMLEALPTSAEIAAKVATGLPPVVGKEANETALNVETLALNKSAIVLLRSAEEPKSLLDAYAKGLADKKIPVRRIWTLRTGELLQTFAEDPQTNLPKAVVSFAAAVVPPLLSSFSEVVANPVAAAQSGLVTSALVVCGLGPLLNRLENDNLQSLLAKASIQKSSLALDPKPSFLLSQRIYSKFAEDDLRWFCRALSAIAPALGSSSEAIKVAWAQAYIYLVCSAATSPAVRRQAVDTLSDLCARSVDGEGVSVAAEIINGMWHWVEATESADKESAAALAKSGNSELHLVLKSICLTPKQHADRAGAEPNKDKLAAQMCSLLVLAKPEVIPRASWIDLCLRVRLDPGELAQKYEDALIQEIIGRTGYGQKSERIKNAAYRAAAELVFVAPETMTPRIVALIQQDLDAAQLQTVGPLEAAIFRTPEGTTFVDVLAKKQNTVPNKNVKDYDTLKWEEELRAQLAEKKGTQKKLTADETAKVNAQLKKEAEIRENVRLIAAKLLRGFGVVKALATGPPSDASRWMGAAVATTLAAIDAGATLITAETGPMAFISCADQISPRLGSARPFIGAATLRAREVSALPEHLTQEPFEDLVTRVLYRLRFAGEQLPFDTVTLIYVLPLVLHVLGKGGFGDNVEDQDAQLVLAIEFLAFHTDASSDEAIPRAEILSVLISSMQKYRQHYKILKDCFSDMVRCVAPNMTADEIGVLSRGAIVPQASVRTAVLQAISAEVDMTDVGTSEEIWLACHDDIEENVDLGREIWEESEFQTSDSLAHKMLPYLESKDAQLRRAAAKGLAEAASQHSAVITAILEKLESSYVELAKPRVQQLDEFGMPKKMDLSDPWEARHGIALAFKHLAPHFEKVLLEPFFNFLIEQGPLGDQNPTVRAEMLEAANTAIEVHGKGILDRLMKTFEKTLEAPDKNSAAADRVNEAVIIMYGALARHLKPGDKKIPVVIERLLATLSTPSETVQYAIAECLPPLVRTCGDKSSKYFDQVMETLLTSKKYPEQRGAAYGLAGLVLGRGICVLREYRIMIALSSALENKKEAHQRESAMLAYELLSTILGRLFEPYVIQIVPHLLAGFGDGNPNVRDAALAAAKACFAQLTSYGVKTILPTLLDGLEEDQWRSKKGACDLLGAMAYLDPQQLAQSLPEIIPPLTAVLNDSHKEVQFVHYLDAPSLALVSRILQRGLGDRSNTKRKASQVIGSLAHLTERKDLVAHLPVLVAGLKIAVVDPVPTTRATASRALGSLVEKLGEDALPDLIPNLMQTLKSETGAGDRLGSAQALSEVLAGLGTSRLEETLPTILQNVESPKASVREGFMSLFIFLPVCFGNSFANYLGKIIPPILSGLADDVEAIRDTALRAGRLLVKNFAVRAVDLLLPELERGLADDNYRIRLSSVELVGDLLFNLAGVKANAEPGEEEDHDVTKEAGASLREVLGEEKRNKILSALYVCRCDTSSAVRAAAVGVWKALVHSPRTLKELVPTLTQLIVRRLGIANMEHKVIASNALGELIRKAGDGVLATLLPTLQEGLQTSRDVDARQGICLALKELISSASPEALEDHEKTLISVVRTAITDSDGDVRDAAAEAFDSLQQILGKRAVDQVLPYLLNLLRSEEEADNALAALLTLLTESTRSNIILPNLIPTLITPPISAFNAKALASLSKVAGAAMNRRLSNIINSLMDNIVNCADDELRAELDESFDIVILSIDEYDGLNVVMNTLLALNKHEDHRKRAATGQHLAKFFAAATVDYSRYNQDIIRALLISFDDRDPAVVKAAWSALNEFTKRLKKEEMEALVPWTRQTLLLVGVAGHNLAGFELPKGINAILPIFLQGLMNGTADQRVQAALGISDIVDRTSENSLKPFVTQITGPLIRVVSERSTEVKSAILLTLNNLLEKMPTALKPFLPQLQRTFAKSLADTSSDILRSRAARALGTLIKFTPRVDPLIAELVTGSKTSDAGVKTAMLKALYEVISKAGANMGESSRAAVLGLIDTETDERDNAMTITYAKLFGALVKNVSADVATGLLKNRVMTRDFSNASVLALNAVLAESPDTLLGSSLADDLPELLCQGMESKDPFITDNFIMAAGKYLLSDASKSFEATKPIFAALSKLIPPGGPTDSRRLALVLVRTLARTHPDMARPHLGLLAPPVFASVRDMVIPVKLAAEAAFVQLFAVADEESRVFDKWLAAPGGGGELPPAVKRSMQDYFKRVALRLGAQVRERREAEGGAGGLGLANDEVEDEKEIMAVGKVDVGADVFAAE; encoded by the exons GCCTTCTATACCGACCGGCCCTCGCGACAAGCAGTCCAACGATGTCTGGCCTCGATCTGCCACACACAAGATGCCGAAGTCCTTACACCGcttgtcgccgccgtccgtcAAGAGACGCAGAAGCCCGGCATTGCCCCCCACAGCGCCTTCGTCCTGGTGGAATGGTGCAGCCTCCTCATGCAACACTTTGCGGGTACACCGCTTTGGGAGAAATTCGGCAAGGACATTGTATTGGCCACAGCCGACGGCTTGGAAAAGTGCCTGCAGCCAACTGCGAGGAGCACCATCGGTAGTTCGGCGCTGGTGATTACCAGGAGGGGCCTGCGGAAGCTGGTGTCGGCGGATCAGAAGGCTGTCGAAACGGCCGTCCAACTCCTCGCAGCCAAGGGCCCGCAACCTTCTGCCAAGAACGCCGTATTGCTCGGCACGATAGCTGGCGTTTGCTCACGAAAAGCCGAGGCGAAACCCGTCGTGGAGGGCTTGAAGGCCCAGTATTTCTCCTTTTATACGCGTGAGATCGTTGGCTCCCGCACGCCGGTCCCAGCTCATCTCGCAGACGGGCTCAAGGACTTTTTCTCTGCCTTTGCCTCGTTGGAGGATCTCGACAAGGAGGTCTTCCCGGCCCTGGAGAAGGGATTGTTGAGAGCCCCTGAAGTGGTGCTGAACGACCTGATCAGCCCGCTTGTCCAGGCCCTGCCACAGTTTGACCTCTCCAAAGCTCTGAGCGGACGCTTCGTCAAACCGTTGCTGTCCAATATCAAGTCGACGAATGCTGTCAtccgcagcggcgccgtcgccgctttCAGGGTGATCGCCTCGACCTGCCAGGATTTCTCGCTGCTGGAGCAGGTCGCTGACGAGGTGCTCGGGCCGCTGAAGTCTGGCAAGCTTTCGTCTGCCGACCACAGAGCCCTCCACTCAGAGATGTTGGAAGCTCTGCCCACCTCAGCAGAAATTGCGGCCAAGGTCGCTACCGGCCTTCCTCCCGTGGTGGGCAAGGAGGCCAACGAGACCGCCCTGAACGTCGAAACTCTCGCCCTCAATAAAAGCGCAATCGTTCTTCTTCGCAGTGCCGAGGAGCCAAAATCCCTTCTGGATGCCTACGCGAAGGGCTTGGCAGACAAGAAGATCCCAGTGCGGCGCATCTGGACTCTCCGTACCGGAGAGCTGCTTCAAACTTTTGCCGAGGATCCTCAGACAAACCTTCCCAAGGCGGTTGTGAGCTTCGCAGCGGCTGTTGTGCCACCTTTGTTATCTTCATTCAGCGAAGTCGTTGCGAACCCCGTAGCAGCTGCACAGAGCGGACTTGTCACAAGCGCCTTGGTTGTCTGCGGCCTGGGGCCGCTGCTCAACCGGCTTGAGAATGATAACCTGCAGTCCCTGCTGGCGAAGGCTTCGATACAGAAGAGCAGTTTAGCACTGGACCCCAAGCCATCGTTCCTGCTTAGCCAGCGAATCTACAGCAAAttcgccgaggacgacctCAGGTGGTTCTGTCGTGCTCTGTCCGCGATTGCTCCTGCTCTCGGCTCAAGCAGCGAGGCGATCAAGGTTGCGTGGGCTCAAGCATACATCTACCTCGTTTGCTCCGCCGCCACATCCCCCGCTGTGCGTCGGCAAGCTGTTGATACTCTCTCTGACCTCTGCGCCCGCTCCGTCGACGGTGAGGGTGTCTCGGTTGCGGCAGAGATCATCAACGGCATGTGGCATTGGGTTGAGGCTACGGAGTCCGCTGACAAGGAGAGCGCTGCTGCGCTGGCCAAGTCAGGCAACTCTGAGCTGCATTTGGTGCTCAAATCGATCTGTCTCACCCCCAAGCAACATGCGGACCGGGCAGGCGCTGAACCCAACAAGGACAAATTGGCGGCTCAGATGTGCTCTCTGCTCGTGCTTGCCAAACCTGAGGTCATCCCCCGCGCGAGTTGGATAGATCTTTGCTTGAGAGTCAGGCTGGATCCGGGTGAGCTGGCACAGAAATACGAGGACGCCTTGATCCAGGAAATTATTGGGCGAACGGGATATGGACAAAAG TCCGAGCGCATCAAGAACGCAGCGTACAGAGCCGCTGCAGAACTCGTGTTCGTCGCCCCGGAAACCATGACTCCGCGCATCGTCGCTCTCATCCAGCAAGATCTGGACGCTGCCCAGCTCCAAACTGTTGGTCCTCTCGAAGCAGCCATCTTCCGCACCCCGGAAGGGACAACTTTTGTAGATGTCCTCGCGAAGAAGCAGAATACCGTTCCGAACAAGAACGTCAAGGACTATGATACGCTGAAGTGGGAAGAGGAACTCCGAGCACAGCTTGCGGAAAAGAAGGGCACGCAGAAAAAGCTCACGGCCGACGAAACCGCAAAGGTCAATGCCCAGCTGAAAAAGGAAGCGGAAATTCGCGAAAATGTCAGGCTGATCGCGGCCAAGTTACTGCGCGGCTTCGGCGTTGTTAAGGCTCTGGCGACTGGCCCGCCCAGCGATGCCAGCCGGTGGATgggcgctgccgtcgccaCCACGCTGGCTGCTATCGACGCTGGAGCGACCCTGATCACGGCGGAGACCGGGCCGATGGCATTCATCTCATGCGCGGACCAAATCTCTCCACGTCTCGGATCTGCCCGCCCGTTCATTGGGGCGGCCACTCTGCGTGCTCGCGAGGTTTCTGCACTCCCCGAGCATCTAACCCAAGAGCCATTCGAAGACCTCGTCACCCGAGTGCTGTACCGTCTGCGTTTTGCTGGTGAACAGCTCCCTTTCGACACCGTCACGCTGATCTACGTGCTTCCGCTTGTACTGCACGTTCTCGGAAAAGGCGGTTTCGGCGACAATGTCGAGGACCAGGATGCCCAACTGGTGCTCGCCATCGAGTTCCTTGCGTTCCACACGGACGCCTCATCCGACGAGGCAATCCCGCGTGCCGAGATCCTGTCAGTCCTGATCTCGTCTATGCAAAAATACAGACAACACTACAAGATCTTGAAGGACTGCTTCTCGGACATGGTCCGCTGTGTCGCCCCGAATATGACCGCTGACGAGATCGGCGTTCTCTCGCGTGGCGCCATCGTTCCCCAGGCCAGCGTACGGACGGCCGTGCTCCAGGCCATCAGCGCCGAAGTTGATATGACCGACGTTGGCACATCGGAGGAGATATGGCTCGCCTGCCACGATGACATCGAAGAGAACGTCGATCTGGGGCGCGAGATCTGGGAGGAGAGCGAGTTCCAGACCTCTGACAGCCTCGCGCACAAAATGCTTCCCTATCTCGAGAGCAAGGATGCCCAGctccgccgcgctgctgcgaaGGGCCTTGCAGAAGCAGCTAGCCAGCATTCCGCCGTCATCACTGCCATCCTCGAGAAACTCGAGTCATCGTATGTTGAACTCGCCAAGCCCCGCGTCCAGCAACTTGACGAATTCGGCATGCCCAAGAAGATGGACCTGTCCGACCCCTGGGAGGCGCGGCACGGCATTGCCCTTGCCTTCAAACACCTCGCCCCTCATTTCGAAAAGGTCCTCCTCGAGCCTTTCTTCAACTTCCTTATCGAGCAGGGCCCGCTGGGCGATCAGAACCCAACAGTTCGTGCCGAGATGCTCGAGGCAGCCAACACGGCCATCGAGGTTCACGGCAAGGGCATTCTGGATCGGCTCATGAAGACGTTTGAGAAAACTCTTGAGGCGCCAGACAAAAactccgcggcggcggaccgtGTCAACGAGGCCGTGATCATTATGTATGGCGCCCTCGCTCGGCACCTGAAGCCCGGAGACAAGAAAATTCCGGTGGTCATCGAGAGGCTGCTCGCGACGCTCAGCACGCCATCTGAGACAGTCCAGTACGCCATCGCAGAGTGTCTTCCGCCGCTCGTCCGCACATGCGGTGACAAGTCGTCTAAGTATTTCGACCAGGTTATGGAGACGCTTCTGACGTCCAAGAAGTACCCGGAGCAGCGAGGCGCGGCTTATGGGCTGGCGGGTCTCGTGCTCGGCAGAGGCATCTGCGTGCTGAGAGAGTACCGTATCATGATCGCTCTCAGCAGCGCTCTCGAGAACAAAAAAGAGGCCCACCAACGGGAATCCGCCATGCTTGCCTACGAGCTCCTGTCGACTATTCTGGGCCGCCTCTTCGAGCCCTATGTGATACAAATCGTGCCGCATCTCCTTGCAGGCTTCGGTGATGGCAACCCCAATGTCCGTGATGCTGCATTGGCGGCAGCTAAGGCATGCTTCGCTCAGCTCACCTCCTATGGTGTCAAGACAATCCTGCCGACActgctcgacggcctcgaggaGGACCAATGGCGCAGCAAGAAGGGAGCGTGCGACCTCCTCGGTGCCATGGCCTACCTTGACCCGCAGCAGCTTGCGCAAAGCCTGCCCGAGATCATTCCGCCTTTGACGGCCGTCCTGAACGACAGTCACAAGGAG GTTCAATTCGTGCACTACCTCGACGCCCCCTCGCTGGCACTCGTCAGCCGCATTCTGCAGCGCGGCCTGGGCGACCGTTCCAACACGAAGCGCAAGGCGTCCCAGGTCATCGGCAGCCTGGCACATCTCACGGAGCGCAAGGACCTCGTCGCTCATCTGCCGGTCCTCGTGGCAGGCCTCAAAATCGCGGTTGTCGATCCTGTGCCGACGACTCGTGCCACTGCGTCCCGCGCGCTCGGGTCCCTGGTGGAAaagctcggcgaggacgcgCTGCCGGATCTCATCCCCAACCTCATGCAGACTCTCAAGTCCGAAacgggcgccggcgacagGTTGGGCTCCGCCCAAGCGCTCAGCGAGGTCCTCGCCGGTCTGGGCACTTCCAGGCTGGAGGAGACTCTCCCGACCATCTTGCAGAACGTCGAGTCGCCCAAGGCGTCTGTCCGCGAAGGCTTCATGTCGCTCTTCATCTTCTTGCCCGTCTGCTTCGGCAACAGCTTCGCCAACTACCTCGGCAAGATCATCCCGCCCATTTTGTCAGGGCttgccgacgacgtcgaggccATCCGAGACACCGCGTTGCGTGCCGGCCGGCTGCTGGTCAAGAACTTCGCCGTGCGGGCAGTGGATCTGCTCTTGCCCGAACTCGAGCGCGGGCTGGCCGACGACAACTACCGCATCCGTCTCAGTTCCGTGGAGCTGGTCGGCGACCTGCTCTTCAACCTTGCGGGTGTCAAAGCCAACGCGGAAcctggggaggaggaggatcaCGACGTTACGAAAGAGGCGGGCGCGTCGCTTCGCGAGGTCCTCGGAGAGGAGAAGCGGAACAAGATCCTTTCGGCGCTCTATGTGTGCCGGTGCGACACTTCCAGCGCGGTGCGTGCCGCTGCGGTCGGCGTGTGGAAGGCGCTGGTGCACAGCCCGCGGACGCTCAAGGAGTTGGTGCCCACGCTCACGCAACTCATTGTTCGCCGACTGGGCATCGCAAACATGGAGCACAAGGTCATCGCCAGCAacgccctcggcgagctcaTCCGGAaggcgggcgacggcgtctTGGCCACGCTGCTCCCCACGCTGCAAGAAGGACTGCAGACGTCGCGCGATGTCGATGCCAGACAAGGTATCTGCTTGGCCCTCAAGGAGCTCatctcgtcggcctcgccggaggcgctcgaggaccaCGAGAAGACGCTCATCTCGGTCGTGCGCACCGCCATCACCGACTCAGACGGCGACgtccgcgacgccgccgccgaggccttCGACTCGCTGCAGCAGATCCTCGGCAAGAGGGCCGTCGATCAAGTCCTACCCTACCTTCTCAACCTGCTCCGCTCCGAAGAAGAGGCCGACAACGCGCTCGCTGCGCTTCTCACGCTCCTTACGGAATCCACCCGCTCCAACATCATCCTGCCGAACCTTATCCCAACACTCATCACGCCACCCATCTCAGCCTTCAACGCCAAAGCATTGGCTTCGCTGTCCAAGGTTGCCGGTGCGGCTATGAACCGCCGGCTTTCCAACATCATCAACTCGCTCATGGACAACATTGTCAACTGCGCGGATGACGAGCTGCGGGCAGAGCTCGACGAGTCCTTCGACATCGTCATCCTCTCCATCGACGAGTACGATGGCTTGAACGTGGTCATGAAcacgctgctggcgctcaACAAGCATGAGGATCACCGCAAGAGAGCAGCCACGGGCCAGCATCTCGCTAAATTCTTCGCGGCGGCCACGGTCGACTACTCCAGGTACAACCAGGACATCATTCGTGCGCTGCTGATCTCGTTCGACGACCGGGATCCGGCGGTCGTCAAGGCGGCATGGAGCGCGCTGAACGAATTTACCAAGCGgctgaagaaggaggagatggaAGCTCTCGTGCCGTGGACACGGcagacgctgctgctggtcggcgtcgcgggcCACAACCTGGCCGGCTTCGAACTGCCCAAGGGCATCAACGCCATCCTGCCCATCTTCCTGCAGGGCCTCATGAACGGCACGGCAGACCAGAGGGTTCAGGCTGCGCTGGGCATCTCGGACATCGTGGACAGGACCAGCGAGAACTCGCTCAAGCCGTTCGTCACGCAGATTACCGGTCCGCTGATTCGCGTGGTCTCGGAGCGCTCGACCGAGGTCAAGTCGGCCATCTTGCTCACGCTCAACAACCTGCTCGAGAAGATGCCCACGGCGCTCAAGCCGTTCTTGCCTCAGCTACAGCGTACATTCGCCAAATCGCTAGCGGATACCTCGAGCGACATACTGAGaagccgggcggcgcgcgctcTCGGCACGCTCATCAAGTTCACCCCGCGCGTGGACCCTCTcatcgccgagctcgtcACAGGCTCGAAGACGAGCGACGCCGGAGTCAAGACGGCCATGCTCAAGGCTCTGTACGAAGTCATCAGCAAGGCGGGCGCCAACATGGGCGAGAGCTCCCGCGCGGCCGTGCTGGGGCTGATCGACACCGAGACGGACGAGCGCGACAACGCCATGACCATCACCTACGCCAAGCTGTTCGGGGCTCTGGTCAAGAACGTGTCGGCCGACGTGGCCACCGGGCTGCTGAAGAACAGGGTGATGACGAGGGACTTTAGCAACGCCAGCGTCCTCGCGCTGAACGCCGTGCTGGCTGAGAGTCCGGATACCCTCCTGGGCTCGTCCCTGGCCGACGACCTTCCCGAGCTGCTCTGCCAGGGCATGGAGAGCAAAGAC CCGTTCATCACGGACAACTTCATCATGGCCGCGGGCAAGTACCTCCTCAGCGACGCGTCGAAGTCGTTCGAGGCCACGAAGCCCATCTTCGCCGCGCTGTCCAAGCTCATCCCGCCCGGCGGGCCGACCGActcgcggcggctggcgctcGTGCTCGTCCGCACGCTCGCGCGCACGCACCCGGACATGGCGCGCCCGCACCTCGGGCTGCTCGCGCCGCCCGTCTTCGCGTCGGTGCGCGACATGGTCATCCCCGTcaagctggccgccgaggccgccttCGTGCAGCTgttcgccgtcgccgacgaggagagcAGGGTGTTCGACAAGTGGCtcgccgcgcccggcggcggcggggagctgCCCCCGGCCGTGAAGCGCAGCATGCAGGACTACTTCAAGCGCGTCGCGCTGCGgctcggcgcgcaggtgagggagaggagggaggcggagggcggggccggcgggtTGGGGTTGGCGAATGACGAGGTGGAGGATGAGAAGGAGATCATGGCCGTCGGAAAGGTTGATGTGGGAGCGGATGTGTTCGCTGCGGAGTAG
- a CDS encoding 60S ribosomal protein L19 — protein sequence HTNHLQHQSVKMVNLRTQKRLASSVLGCGQRKVWLDPNEVSEISNANSRQTIRKLVADGLIIKKPVTMHSRSRARELNLARRIGRHRGFGKRKGTADARMPQQVLWMRRQRVLRRLLVKYRASGKIDKHLYHELYHLAKGNTFKHKRALVEHIHRAKAEKARERQIKEEMDAKRARTKAARERKQERQAAKRNAMLGGAEEESK from the exons CATACTAACCATCTACAGCATCAATCAGTCAAGAT GGTTAACCTGAGGACCCAGAAGCGCCTGGCGTCGTCCGTGCTGGGCTGCGGCCAGCGCAAGGTCTGGCTCGACCCCAATGAGGTCAGCGAGATCTCCAACGCCAATTCGCGCCAGACGATCCGCAAGCTCGTCGCCGATGGCCTCATCATCAAGAAGCCCGTCACCATGCactcgcgctcgcgcgcgcgggAGCTGAACCTCGCCCGCCGGAtcggccgccaccgcggcTTCGGTAAGCGCAAGGGTACCGCCGACGCCCGCATGCCTCA ACAGGTCCTGTGGATGCGTCGCCAGCGggtcctccgccgcctgctcgtcAAGTACCGCGCCAGCGGCAAGATCGACAAGCACCTCTACCACGAGCTCTACCACCTCGCCAAGGGTAACACCTTCAAGCACAAGCGGGCGCTCGTTGAGCAC ATCCACCGGGCcaaggcggagaaggcgcGCGAGAGGCAGATCAAGGAGGAGATGGACGCCAAGCGTGCGCGGACCAAGGCTGCTCGCGAGCGCAAGCAGGAGAGGCAGGCGGCGAAGCGGAACGCGATGCTGGGcggggccgaggaggagtcCAAGTAG